From Salmo salar chromosome ssa04, Ssal_v3.1, whole genome shotgun sequence, one genomic window encodes:
- the LOC106603074 gene encoding choline-phosphate cytidylyltransferase B, with product MVGRRRGSRANGGPHQPQQQRSGGPRKTLREPALFAKKTGYESEVPHEKMTIAQAKRGTPAIRPVRVYADGIFDLFHSGHARALMQAKNLFPNTHLIVGVCSDELTHKYKGYTVMTESERYEALIHCRYVDEVVRDAPWTLSPEFLKKHKIDFVAHDDIPYSSAGSEDVYKHIKEAGMFVATQRTDGISTSDLITRIVRDYDLYVRRNLQRGYTARDLNVSFIREKKIRLQNQVDRMKETVKTVEEKSKHFVFKVEEKSHDLIQKWEEKSREFIGNFLELFGPDGAWHVIQEQSGRMLQALSPYASPVASPRGSPSSSPTRGRSPSPPSSPTSPSSRSPRSSPTSPSSRKGASAHPLTSLSSTSEGDDDE from the exons ATGGTGGGAAGGAGACGTGGCTCCAGAGCCAACGGCGGACCACACCAGCCCCAACAGCAACGCAGTGGGGGACCCCGCAAG ACTCTGAGGGAGCCAGCATTATTTGCCAAGAAAACAGGATATGAGTCAGAAGTTCCTCATGAAAAGATGACCATCGCCCAGGCCAAGAGAGGCACGCCAG CAATCCGGCCAGTGCGAGTCTATGCCGATGGGATCTTTGACCTCTTCCACTCTGGACACGCGCGTGCTTTGATGCAAGCAAAGAACTTGTTCCCCAACACACATCTTATAGTCGGAG TCTGCAGTGACGAACTCACACACAAGTATAAGGGCTACACGGTGATGACAGAGTCGGAGCGCTACGAAGCCCTGATACACTGTCGCTATGTGGATGAGGTGGTACGGGACGCTCCCTGGACCCTCAGCCCTGAGTTCCTGAAGAAACATAAG ATTGACTTTGTGGCCCATGACGATATCCCATACAGCTCTGCAGGATCAGAGGATGTCTACAAACACATCAAGGAAGCAG GGATGTTTGTGGCCACACAGAGGACAGACGGTATCTCTACATCCGACCTCATCACCAGGATAGTGAGAGACTATGACCTTTATGTCCGACGCAACCTGCAGAGAGGCTACACAGCCAGAGACCTCAACGTTAGCTTCATCAGG GAGAAGAAAATCCGTCTGCAGAACCAGGTGGATCGTATGAAGGAGACGGTGAAGACAGTGGAGGAGAAGTCCAAGCACTTTGTGTTCAAGGTGGAGGAGAAGAGCCACGACCTCATCCAGAAGTGGGAGGAGAAGTCACGGGAGTTCATTGGGAATTTCCTGGAGTTGTTTGGTCCAGATGGAGCGTGG CATGTGATCCAGGAGCAGAGTGGGCGCATGCTCCAGGCCCTGTCACCCTACGCGTCACCCGTTGCCTCGCCCCGTGGCTCCCCCAGTAGCAGCCCCACCAGAGGGCGCTCCCCAtcgcccccctcctctcccacatcCCCTTCCTCCCGATCCCCTCGTTCCTCTCCCACCTCCCCTTCCTCTCGCAAGGGTGCCTCTGCCCATCCCTTAACCTCCCTCAGCAGCACGAGTGAGGGGGATGACGACGAGTAG
- the pdk3 gene encoding pyruvate dehydrogenase kinase 3, translated as MRLFNFLLKDVTSKIEYYSRFSPSPMSIKQFLDFGRENACEKTSYVFLRKELAVRGANTMKEINLLPSDLRTQPSVKLVHSWYIQSFEELLNYEHRGPEDSRTLNDFLDTLVKIRNRHNEVVPTMAQGVIEYKQKFGFDPFISSNVQYFLDRFYTNRISFRMLINQHTLLFGDDRTTSHPKHIGGIDPSCNVPEVVKDAYETAKMLCEQYYMVAPELNIEEYNSKAPSKAIQVVYVPSHLFHMLFELFKNSMRAIVELHENSSAGLPPVKAMVTLGKEDLSIKISDRGGGVPLRKIDKLFSYMYSTAPTPSLEPGNGTQAAPLAGFGYGLPISRLYARYFQGDLNLYSMEGVGTDAVIYLKALSSESFERLPVFNKSAWRHYQTGPEADDWSNPSSDPRDAAKYKIK; from the exons ATGAGGCTGTTCAACTTTCTACTAAAAGATGTAACATCGAAAATAGAATATTATTCGAGGTTCTCTCCCTCGCCGATGTCTATCAAGCAGTTTCTGGACTTTG GTAGGGAGAATGCATGTGAGAAGACCTCCTACGTGTTCCTGCGTAAGGAGCTTGCGGTGCGGGGGGCCAACACCATGAAGGAAATCAACCTGTTACCCAGTGACCTGCGTACCCAGCCGTCCGTCAAACTGGTGCACAGTTG GTACATACAGAGCTTTGAAGAGCTGTTGAATTATGAACACAGGGGTCCAGAGGACAGCCGCACCTTAAACGA CTTTCTAGACACCCTGGTCAAAATCCGTAATAGGCACAATGAAGTGGTCCCCACCATGGCCCAGGGTGTCATAGAGTACAAGCAGAAGTTTGGCTTTGATCCTTTTATCAGCAGCAACGTTCAGTACTTCCTGGATCGCTTTTACACCAACAGGATATCATTCCGCATGCTCATCAACCAGCACA CACTCCTTTTTGGTGATGACAGAACCACCTCCCATCCCAAGCACATAGGAGGTATTGATCCTTCCTGCAATGTCCCTGAGGTGGTGAAAG ATGCTTATGAGACCGCTAAGATGCTCTGTGAGCAGTACTACATGGTCGCCCCTGAGCTCAACATAGAAGAGTACAATT CCAAGGCCCCTTCGAAGGCTATCCAGGTGGTTTATGTTCCATCTCACCTGTTCCATATGCTGTTTGAGCTCTTCAAG AATTCGATGCGGGCCATAGTGGAGCTTCATGAGAACAGTAGTGCTGGACTCCCCCCAGTGAAGGCCATGGTGACGCTTGGAAAGGAAGACCTCTCGATCAAG aTCAGTGACAGAGGAGGGGGCGTGCCCCTCAGGAAGATCGACAAGCTCTTTAGCTACATGTACTCCACCGCGCCCACCCCGAGCCTTGAACCAGGAAATGGAACTCAGGCTGCACCACTG GCTGGCTTTGGGTATGGTCTCCCCATTTCTCGACTTTATGCACGTTACTTCCAAGGAGACCTGAACCTCTACTCCATGGAGGGGGTGGGTACAGACGCTGTCATCTATCTGAAG GCTCTGTCCAGCGAGTCCTTTGAACGTCTCCCCGTCTTCAACAAGTCAGCGTGGAGACATTACCAGACTGGCCCTGAGGCAGATGACTGGAGCAACCCTAGCAGTGACCCACGTGATGCAGCCAAGTACAAGATCAAATAA